One genomic region from Serinus canaria isolate serCan28SL12 chromosome 7, serCan2020, whole genome shotgun sequence encodes:
- the CTDSP1 gene encoding carboxy-terminal domain RNA polymerase II polypeptide A small phosphatase 1 — protein sequence MEHQSIIAQVSREEGSAPLQEKGTQTPAKKPRSRSILQSLFCCLCRDEGEPCTGTTGAPLLVEENGALPKAAVKHLLPEIKPQDASKLCVVIDLDETLVHSSFKPVNNADFIIPVEIDGIMHQVYVLKRPHVDEFLQRMGELFECVLFTASLAKYADPVADLLDKWGAFRARLFRESCVFHRGNYVKDLSRLGRDLRRIIIVDNSPASYIFHPDNAVPVASWFDNMADTELLDLLPFFERLSKVEDVYAVLKKQRTNS from the exons ATGGAGCACCAGTCCATCATCGCCCAGGTtagcagggaggaggggagcgCCCCGCTTCAGGAGAAAG GTACCCAGACCCCTGCCAAGAAGCCTCGAAGCCGCAGCATTCTCCAGTCCctcttctgctgcctgtgccgCGATGAGGGGGAGCCCTGCACCGGCACCACCGGCGCGCCGCTCCTGGTGGAGGAGAACGGAGCGCTGCCCAAG GCTGCTGTCAAGCACCTGCTGCCCGAGATCAAGCCACAGGACGCCAGCAAGCTCTGTGTGGTCATCGACCTGGATGAGACCCTGGTGCACAGCTCCTTCAAG ccagtGAACAACGCCGACTTCATCATTCCTGTGGAAATCGATGGCATCATGCACCAG GTGTATGTGCTCAAGCGGCCGCACGTGGATGAGTTCCTGCAGCGCATGGGTGAGCTCTTTGAGTGCGTGCTCttcactgccagcctggccaaG TATGCAGACCCTGTGGCTGATCTGCTGGATAAATGGGGGGCTTTCCGGGCACGTCTCTTCCGGGAATCCTGTGTTTTCCATCGCGGCAACTACGTGAAGGACCTGAGCCGCCTGGGCCGCGACCTGCGCCGAATCATCATCGTGGACAACTCGCCCGCATCCTACATCTTCCACCCTGATAATGCC GTGCCGGTGGCCTCCTGGTTCGATAACATGGcggacacagagctgctggaccTGCTGCCCTTCTTTGAGAGGCTCAGCAAGGTGGAGGACGTGTACGCAGTGCTCAAGAAGCAGCGGACTAACAGCTAA